The segment CCGGTGTCTTGGGTGAATTTTTCCGCCAGTTCCGGCCACATGCCGCCGAGCGTCATGCCACCGATGACTGCGACACGTACCGGCTGCTTTTTCGCAGAATCTGCGGCCGGCAACAGTACAGGGCACAAAACGGCTGCGATGATGATGAAGCGCTTCTTCATGCGATGAGGCTCAATGGTTTTCACCGGCTTCCTTCTTCTGCCCAGCGTGCAGGCTGCTCCGATCAAAAACAGCATCGCTCGTCCAGGCTCAGGAGTGGCCGAGGCTGTGATGATCAAGGCTGGGCGGCGTGATGCGGTGCCGAAATTGCGTGAGTTAAAGAAAGCGGCCACCGTACTGTCAGATGGGTCTGCGGTGAGGGCAAAGCTGGCCTGACCGCCGCTGAAGAGATCATTCAGCAAAGTGCTGGAAGGTGTGAGTGTGTAACTCGCAGTCACTCCATCGCCCACGTTCGCCAGATTGAAGGCTCCCAGAGACTGCGCACCACTCAGCAGCCCGCTCATGTCTGTCCATTTTACTCCCGTCGTTGTGGGGGTGTTCGGATTACCTGTTCCTTCCGTCCAAGAGTTGGAGGAGATGAGGCTGACATCAAAGGTTCCGGTCTGGCTTGCGTTGAAAAGTGCGTTGTTCACCGTGGCTGTCGTCAGCTGCAGGCTGATGCTGTTGATGTTCCAGCCGCCGACGCCGTAAGTGGTGTTGAGGGAGGAGGCTGCACTGGAGAGATCAAAGCGCAGGAGGCTGTCGAAAGTACCCTTAGAGAGCGCCGCCGAGACTGCCAGCGCGCCCGCCCCGCCATAATTGTTCCCTGTTAGGTCATTCGACGGGCCGGTGGTCACGAAGGCATCGCCGTTGCTGGTGCCGGTGCCATCTGGCTGCAACGTGATCGTGGTGGCTGCCATAGCCGCCCCTGGCAGCAAGGAGAGTACCAGCAGGATAAAAAGTGGTGTTAGGCGGGTCGTCATGATTCGATCCTATCAAAAAGCCATATTAACGTATTGATCATCAGCAATGTCATTATCATGTCAAAGAGGAAAGTGAATGTTCTCTTTCAAATCATTTCATGTGGGACATGAAGAAGGCTCATCCTCTGGGGGATTATGTGGAAGGGGGCAAAAGGAAGGCGAGGATCTGGGCCATGAGGGAGTTGATGCTGGTATAGGCTTCGGGAGGGGTGGCGCGGAGGGTGGACTCGGACTGGACGAAGGTGCTCGGAATCAATTCGTTGCGGCAGTGGGAGATGATGGAGTCGGCGCTTTCGGGCGTGGTTTCGAGGTGGAACTGGAGACCGATGACGTTGGGGCCGAACTGGAAGGCCTGGTGCTCGCAGGCGGCGCTGCGGGCGAGATGGATGGCTCCTGGTGGGAGGTCGAAGGTCTCGCCGTGCCAGTGGAAGACGGTGGCGGTGGGTGGGAAGTGGAAGGTATGGGAGGGGCTGGGGACGGAGGTGATGTCGAACCAGCCGATCTCGCGGTGTTTGCCAGGGTAGATGGAGGCTCCTAAAGCACTGGCGATGAGCTGTGCACCGAGACAGATGCCGAGGACGGGGATGCCGCGCTGGATGGCGGACCGGATGAACTGTTTCTCGGTGATGAGCCAGGGGAGGGCGGCCTCGTCATTGACGCTCATGGGGCCACCGAGGGCGATGATGAGGTCGATGGTGGCAAGATTTGGAAGGACGGGGCTTTCGTAGAAGCGTGTGTCGCTGATGCTGGCACCGCGATTTTGGAGCCAGGGAGCGATGCTGCCGAGGCCTTCGAACGGGACGTGCTGGAGAATGTGGACGTTCATTTGAGGAAAATTGGATGCAGCTTTAATGCCTGCTTTTTGTGTCGGATTCGGCAAAAAAGGCCGGTTTCGGGGGGTGGGCCGGGGTTTGACGGGGGATGGAAAGGGCGGCAGTATGACGGGATCATGTCACGCGCGAAAAATCCAGAGCATCCGGTGGCGGCGCTGCGCAAGGCGCGGGGGTGGTCGCAGGAGGAGTTCTCGAAGATGGCGGGGATGCCGCGGAGCTCGCTAAGCGCGATCGAGGCGTGGCGGCTGACGCCGTCTGTGTCGGCGGCGCTGGCGGTGGCGAGGGCGCTGGGGTGCCGTGTGGAAGAGCTGTTTGAGGCGGCTGCGAGTCCTGGGCCGCGGCAAGGGGGGCAGGTGCTGTGGGCGTGGAAGGCGACCTCTGGCGCGGGGCGCTACTGGGAGGCGGAGGTGGGTGGCAGGAAGTGGCTGTTTCCTGTGGAGACGCTGCCGGGGGTCTCATGGGCGCATGATGGGATCTGCCACGGCGAGGTGATGAAGGAGAGCAGGAGGAGCGATGCCTCGAAGACTCTGGTGATGGCGGGGTGTGACCCGGCGGCGGGGCTGCTGGCTGCGGAGTATGCGGCGGCGTCTGGATTTCGGATGCTGACTTTCACACGCGGTGGCGGTGCGGCGCTGGAGCTTTTGAGGCAGGGGGTGGTGCATGTGGCGGCGCTGCATCGGTCCACGGAGGAGCGGCCGGAGAGGAATGCGGAGACGGTGCTGGAGAGGCTGGGCAGCGGTTACCGGCTGCTGAGAAGTGCGGAGTGGCAGGAGGGGATTGCGCTGCCTGCGGCGGATGCGATTTCAAGTGTCACGGCATGTGCGCAGCAGGTGAGGCAGTGGGCGATGCGGGAGCCGGGCTCTGCGGCGAGGGAGTGCCTGGATGAGCTGCTGGGCCAAGCGACGGTGCCCGAGCATGTGGTGCTGAGCCATCAGGCGGTGGTGGAGGCGGTGAGGAGCGGCTGGGCTGAGGCTGGGGTGTGCGTGCGGCTGTGCGCGGAGGATGCGGGGCTGCGGTTTCTGCCAGTGAGGCGGGAGTCGCTGGACTTGTGCTTTGCGGTGGCGATGGAGGGTGATCCGAGGATTCGGGCGCTGATTCAGCTGATGCGGAGCCGGGAGCATCGGAGGCTGATCGGGGAGCTGCCGGGGT is part of the Prosthecobacter vanneervenii genome and harbors:
- a CDS encoding substrate-binding domain-containing protein, with the translated sequence MTTRLTPLFILLVLSLLPGAAMAATTITLQPDGTGTSNGDAFVTTGPSNDLTGNNYGGAGALAVSAALSKGTFDSLLRFDLSSAASSLNTTYGVGGWNINSISLQLTTATVNNALFNASQTGTFDVSLISSNSWTEGTGNPNTPTTTGVKWTDMSGLLSGAQSLGAFNLANVGDGVTASYTLTPSSTLLNDLFSGGQASFALTADPSDSTVAAFFNSRNFGTASRRPALIITASATPEPGRAMLFLIGAACTLGRRRKPVKTIEPHRMKKRFIIIAAVLCPVLLPAADSAKKQPVRVAVIGGMTLGGMWPELAEKFTQDTGWPVELVATGPKAVLAQALKGGLVDLVTLHSSDEATEMVANGFAKDMQPWARNEHCIMGPADDPAGIRGMKDGAEALKKIAQSQSPFVDFMGPGSREVSHRLWKAAGEEPKGNWVLKDESKAPQAVVEYAASKKAYVIVGRIPILKGKIPSAGMVVMVQGDPAMRRPYVVMVADEKKFPQSNQPGSKALHAWMTGEAGQSFLRDYSTRKPDEPHLFYPAMSELVKP
- a CDS encoding substrate-binding domain-containing protein, encoding MSRAKNPEHPVAALRKARGWSQEEFSKMAGMPRSSLSAIEAWRLTPSVSAALAVARALGCRVEELFEAAASPGPRQGGQVLWAWKATSGAGRYWEAEVGGRKWLFPVETLPGVSWAHDGICHGEVMKESRRSDASKTLVMAGCDPAAGLLAAEYAAASGFRMLTFTRGGGAALELLRQGVVHVAALHRSTEERPERNAETVLERLGSGYRLLRSAEWQEGIALPAADAISSVTACAQQVRQWAMREPGSAARECLDELLGQATVPEHVVLSHQAVVEAVRSGWAEAGVCVRLCAEDAGLRFLPVRRESLDLCFAVAMEGDPRIRALIQLMRSREHRRLIGELPGYDERNTGELVTV
- a CDS encoding type 1 glutamine amidotransferase encodes the protein MNVHILQHVPFEGLGSIAPWLQNRGASISDTRFYESPVLPNLATIDLIIALGGPMSVNDEAALPWLITEKQFIRSAIQRGIPVLGICLGAQLIASALGASIYPGKHREIGWFDITSVPSPSHTFHFPPTATVFHWHGETFDLPPGAIHLARSAACEHQAFQFGPNVIGLQFHLETTPESADSIISHCRNELIPSTFVQSESTLRATPPEAYTSINSLMAQILAFLLPPST